A window of Alphaproteobacteria bacterium contains these coding sequences:
- a CDS encoding SDR family oxidoreductase: MSATPTAKTALVTASGKGIGAAIARRLAADGWNVATLSPSGGAERLADEIGGFGVTGSLTEETDLDRLVDGAKARFGRIDAVVVNAGHAPKGTLLELTDDQWQGAYDLLFVSAVRLIRKATPALVAAGGGSVVIMSSFAAAEPEETFATSACMRAALVNFAKIYADTQARHGIRINTVLPGYIDSLPEKAERRAKIPLGRYGHAAEAGGLVSFLLSDDGAYLTGQCLRLDGGLVRAP, translated from the coding sequence ATGAGCGCGACACCCACCGCAAAGACCGCGCTGGTCACCGCGTCCGGCAAGGGCATCGGCGCGGCCATCGCCCGCCGGCTCGCCGCCGACGGCTGGAACGTGGCGACCCTGTCGCCGTCGGGCGGCGCCGAGCGGCTGGCGGACGAGATCGGCGGCTTCGGCGTCACCGGCTCGCTGACCGAGGAAACAGACCTCGACCGGCTGGTCGACGGGGCGAAGGCGCGCTTCGGCCGCATCGACGCCGTCGTGGTCAATGCCGGCCACGCGCCCAAGGGCACGCTGCTGGAGTTGACCGACGACCAGTGGCAGGGCGCCTACGACCTGCTGTTCGTCAGCGCGGTCCGGCTGATCCGCAAGGCGACGCCGGCGCTGGTCGCGGCCGGCGGCGGCTCGGTGGTGATCATGTCGTCCTTCGCTGCCGCGGAGCCGGAGGAGACCTTCGCCACCTCGGCCTGCATGCGCGCCGCGCTGGTCAACTTCGCCAAGATCTACGCCGACACCCAGGCCAGGCACGGCATCCGCATCAACACGGTGCTGCCCGGCTATATCGACAGCCTGCCGGAAAAGGCGGAGCGGCGGGCGAAGATCCCGCTCGGCCGCTACGGCCACGCCGCCGAGGCCGGCGGCCTGGTCTCGTTCCTGCTGTCGGACGACGGCGCCTATCTGACCGGGCAGTGCCTCCGGCTCGATGGCGGGCTGGTCCGCGCGCCTTGA
- a CDS encoding Rieske (2Fe-2S) protein has protein sequence MGDAVLLEAKSYTDPITFQAERKAIFGTGWQVVAPAASLDGEGSYAALGLGGWPLFAIRGDDGAVRCFRNVCSHQKMPVLDNGRGRCAQVRCRFHGWTYDTRGRLVSAPQPVAPDDGDLARYPLEVLQQAEAGGLVFVRLDARSGDAPAAGDIPLDGLAHCGAETRALNPNWKAVLDVLVDGPASPAPGAGGRYAWLWPTTGLWAEPDGTVVMQVVPRTFRKTELHLHGLGADADAVMARASAWADRVAAAAEARQQAAEAGAPADAATAQRLAPLHDWIRTRLQEMAA, from the coding sequence ATGGGCGACGCGGTGCTGCTGGAGGCGAAGAGCTATACCGACCCGATAACCTTCCAGGCCGAACGCAAGGCCATCTTCGGCACCGGCTGGCAGGTGGTGGCGCCGGCCGCCAGCCTCGACGGCGAAGGCAGCTATGCCGCGCTGGGCCTGGGCGGCTGGCCGCTGTTCGCGATCCGCGGCGACGACGGCGCGGTGCGCTGCTTCCGCAACGTCTGCTCGCACCAGAAGATGCCGGTGCTGGACAACGGCCGCGGCCGCTGCGCCCAGGTCCGCTGCCGCTTCCACGGCTGGACCTACGACACGCGCGGCCGGCTGGTCTCCGCCCCGCAGCCGGTGGCGCCCGACGACGGCGACCTGGCCAGATACCCGCTGGAAGTCTTGCAGCAGGCGGAAGCCGGCGGGCTGGTCTTCGTGCGGCTGGATGCGCGCAGCGGCGACGCGCCGGCGGCCGGCGACATCCCGCTCGACGGGCTGGCGCATTGCGGCGCCGAGACGCGCGCGCTGAACCCGAACTGGAAAGCCGTGCTCGACGTGCTGGTCGACGGCCCGGCCAGCCCGGCGCCGGGCGCCGGCGGCCGCTACGCCTGGCTGTGGCCGACCACCGGCCTGTGGGCGGAACCGGACGGCACGGTAGTGATGCAGGTCGTGCCCCGCACCTTCCGCAAGACCGAACTGCACCTGCACGGCCTCGGCGCCGACGCCGACGCGGTGATGGCGCGGGCGTCGGCGTGGGCCGACCGCGTCGCCGCCGCGGCGGAGGCGCGCCAGCAGGCCGCCGAGGCCGGTGCCCCGGCGGACGCCGCGACGGCGCAACGGCTGGCGCCGCTGCACGACTGGATCAGGACCCGGCTGCAGGAGATGGCGGCATGA
- a CDS encoding sulfite exporter TauE/SafE family protein, with translation MTLADLMVTDWTTFAFASLVVALAALVQGSIGVGFGIVAAPILAVIDPVMVPGPLLVLALGLAVLLAIRERSQIRYGDLASALAGRIPASFLAGLVVGLLPPEQFLVIFALMILAGVGLSLSGWRVEASKRNLFIAGTASGFMGTITSVGAPPMAIVYQNVAGPQMRATIAAYFTVGAAMSIAALAAFGAFDWHDLALSVKLIPAMAIGFAVSGLAARLVDKGYVRTGVLAICTLSAGLLLVKALW, from the coding sequence GTGACCCTCGCCGACCTGATGGTTACCGACTGGACGACGTTCGCCTTCGCCTCGCTGGTGGTCGCGCTTGCCGCGCTGGTGCAGGGCTCGATCGGCGTCGGCTTCGGCATCGTCGCCGCGCCGATCCTGGCGGTGATCGACCCGGTGATGGTGCCGGGGCCGCTGCTGGTGCTGGCGCTGGGCCTGGCCGTGCTGCTGGCGATCCGCGAACGCTCGCAGATCCGTTACGGCGACCTCGCTTCGGCGCTGGCCGGGCGTATTCCGGCCTCGTTCCTGGCCGGCCTGGTGGTGGGTCTGCTGCCGCCGGAGCAGTTCCTGGTCATCTTCGCGCTGATGATCCTGGCCGGCGTGGGCCTCAGCCTGTCCGGCTGGCGGGTCGAGGCCTCCAAGCGCAACCTGTTCATCGCCGGCACTGCCTCCGGCTTCATGGGCACCATCACCTCGGTCGGCGCGCCGCCGATGGCGATCGTGTACCAGAACGTCGCCGGGCCGCAGATGCGCGCCACCATCGCCGCCTATTTCACCGTCGGCGCGGCGATGTCGATCGCCGCGCTGGCCGCGTTCGGCGCCTTCGATTGGCACGACCTGGCGCTGAGCGTGAAGCTGATCCCGGCGATGGCGATCGGCTTCGCCGTGTCCGGCCTCGCCGCCAGGCTGGTCGACAAGGGTTACGTCCGCACCGGCGTGCTGGCAATCTGCACCCTCTCGGCCGGCCTGCTGCTGGTCAAGGCGCTGTGGTGA
- a CDS encoding aldehyde dehydrogenase family protein: MSANLNFVAGQWRPAATGRSFERRNPADTDDLIGAFPASGPADVEAAVAGLRRGAAAWAKSSPEQRMQVLERMAELMLARTDELARELTREEGKTLAESSNEVKRTAANFRLYAGEALRLRGETFPAEGGQIVMTLRRPVGIVAAITPWNFPISIPARKIGPALAAGNAVLFKPAGLTPLMGQRLVELLLEAGLPAEAIALVQGSGAEVGDAVVAGANAVTFTGSYATGCGIYAKAGPERRTQLEMGGKNPCIVLEDADPEVAATVIARGAFGLSGQACTGTSRVLAVGSIYDAVVEKVAAKAAAIAVGNGLHQGVGMGPQASEGQMNTVLGYVALGREEGARLVAGGERVTGEGCDKGWFVRPTVFADVPAGARLQREEIFGPVVGLQRVDDLDQALAMANDVEYGLAASLVTRDLGKAIDFAERIDAGVIKVNSPTTGVALTAPFGGIKHSSNQTYKEQAGHGVMDFYTTTKTVYLAG; encoded by the coding sequence GTGAGCGCGAACCTGAATTTCGTCGCCGGTCAGTGGCGGCCGGCCGCCACCGGCCGCAGCTTCGAGCGTCGCAACCCGGCCGACACCGACGACCTGATCGGCGCCTTCCCCGCATCCGGCCCGGCCGATGTCGAGGCGGCGGTCGCCGGCCTGCGCCGCGGCGCGGCGGCGTGGGCGAAGTCGTCGCCGGAGCAGCGCATGCAGGTGCTGGAGCGCATGGCCGAGCTGATGCTGGCCCGCACCGACGAGCTGGCCCGCGAGCTGACCCGCGAGGAAGGCAAGACCCTGGCCGAGTCGTCCAACGAGGTGAAGCGGACCGCCGCCAATTTCCGGCTCTATGCCGGCGAGGCGCTGCGGCTGCGCGGCGAGACCTTCCCGGCCGAGGGCGGCCAGATCGTGATGACCCTGCGCCGGCCGGTCGGCATCGTCGCGGCGATCACGCCGTGGAACTTCCCGATCTCGATCCCGGCCCGCAAGATCGGCCCGGCGCTGGCCGCCGGCAACGCGGTGCTGTTCAAGCCGGCCGGGCTGACCCCGCTGATGGGCCAGCGGCTGGTCGAGCTGCTGCTGGAGGCGGGGCTGCCGGCGGAGGCGATCGCCCTGGTCCAGGGCAGCGGCGCCGAGGTCGGCGATGCCGTCGTCGCCGGCGCCAACGCGGTGACCTTCACCGGCAGCTACGCCACCGGCTGCGGCATCTATGCCAAGGCCGGGCCGGAGCGGCGCACCCAGCTGGAGATGGGCGGCAAGAACCCGTGCATCGTGCTGGAGGACGCCGACCCCGAAGTGGCCGCGACCGTCATCGCGCGCGGCGCCTTCGGGCTCAGCGGCCAGGCCTGCACCGGCACCAGCCGGGTGCTGGCGGTCGGCAGCATCTACGACGCGGTGGTCGAGAAGGTGGCCGCCAAGGCCGCGGCGATCGCGGTCGGCAACGGCCTGCATCAGGGCGTCGGCATGGGCCCGCAGGCCAGCGAAGGCCAGATGAACACGGTGCTGGGCTATGTTGCGCTCGGCCGCGAGGAAGGCGCCCGGCTGGTCGCCGGCGGCGAGCGCGTCACCGGCGAAGGCTGCGACAAGGGCTGGTTCGTGCGCCCGACGGTGTTCGCCGACGTGCCCGCCGGCGCGCGCCTGCAGCGCGAGGAGATCTTCGGGCCGGTCGTCGGCCTGCAGCGGGTCGACGACCTCGACCAGGCGCTGGCCATGGCCAACGACGTCGAATACGGCCTCGCCGCATCGCTGGTCACCCGCGACCTCGGCAAGGCGATCGACTTCGCCGAGCGCATCGACGCCGGCGTGATCAAGGTGAACAGCCCGACCACCGGCGTCGCGCTGACCGCGCCGTTCGGCGGGATCAAGCATTCGTCGAACCAGACCTACAAGGAACAGGCGGGCCACGGCGTGATGGACTTCTACACCACCACCAAGACCGTCTACCTCGCCGGCTGA
- a CDS encoding heme-binding protein: MITKQALDLAEAELILDAAQRKAEELGNKHVICIADDAGYPIALRRLDGAKVTSVQIAENKAFTAAGHRRVTHTFTNTYPGEEAWGIFTQHGGRITVFVGGFPIYVDGQVVGGIGVSGGNGEQDIAVCEAGIQAFADHMQRTGGGAVTVPDQAKKA, from the coding sequence ATGATCACCAAGCAGGCGCTCGACCTCGCCGAGGCCGAGTTGATTCTGGACGCCGCCCAGCGCAAGGCCGAGGAACTCGGCAACAAGCACGTCATCTGCATCGCCGACGACGCCGGCTATCCGATCGCGCTGCGCCGGCTCGACGGCGCCAAGGTGACCAGCGTGCAGATCGCCGAGAACAAGGCGTTCACCGCCGCCGGCCATCGCCGCGTCACCCATACCTTCACCAACACCTATCCGGGCGAGGAGGCCTGGGGCATCTTCACCCAGCACGGCGGCCGGATCACGGTGTTCGTCGGCGGCTTCCCGATCTATGTCGACGGCCAGGTCGTCGGCGGCATCGGCGTGTCCGGCGGCAACGGCGAGCAGGACATCGCGGTGTGCGAGGCCGGCATCCAGGCCTTCGCCGACCACATGCAGCGCACCGGCGGCGGTGCCGTCACAGTTCCGGACCAGGCGAAGAAGGCGTGA
- a CDS encoding iron-containing redox enzyme family protein has product MAKSAFREKVEAAIQGRHSKVHPWSEAWVTGGLNRELLGEWAKQHYHYVHHFPWWCGTVYANAPDQQIREFLLENMMEEEGFVGEEGFPQVKHTDLLIEFAEHCGKSRAEIENAQLNGELLPETLGLQSWCFRQSYRPTHEAVAGLLVGLESQVPQIYSRTTPPLIEQYGFTEEEVVFFRLHIIADTEHGERGFEILERLADSDEKKEACIRCVKEATMMRRLYLDGLYNKYLAEPMQVAAE; this is encoded by the coding sequence ATGGCGAAAAGCGCGTTCCGCGAGAAGGTCGAGGCGGCGATCCAGGGCCGCCATTCCAAGGTGCATCCGTGGAGCGAGGCCTGGGTGACCGGCGGGCTGAACCGCGAGCTGCTCGGCGAATGGGCCAAGCAGCACTATCACTACGTCCATCATTTCCCGTGGTGGTGCGGCACGGTCTACGCCAACGCGCCGGACCAGCAGATCCGCGAGTTCCTGCTCGAGAACATGATGGAGGAGGAAGGCTTCGTCGGCGAGGAGGGCTTCCCGCAGGTCAAGCACACCGACCTGCTGATCGAGTTCGCCGAGCATTGCGGCAAGAGCCGCGCCGAGATCGAGAACGCCCAGCTGAACGGCGAGCTGCTGCCGGAGACGCTGGGCCTGCAGTCCTGGTGCTTCCGCCAGTCATACCGGCCGACCCACGAGGCGGTCGCCGGCCTGCTGGTCGGGCTGGAGAGCCAGGTGCCGCAGATCTACAGCCGCACCACGCCGCCGCTGATCGAGCAATACGGCTTCACCGAGGAGGAGGTCGTGTTCTTCCGGCTGCACATCATCGCCGACACCGAGCACGGCGAGCGCGGCTTCGAGATCCTCGAGCGGCTGGCCGACAGCGACGAGAAGAAGGAGGCGTGCATCCGCTGCGTCAAGGAAGCGACGATGATGCGCCGGCTCTATCTCGACGGCCTGTACAACAAGTACCTGGCCGAGCCGATGCAGGTCGCCGCTGAGTAG